A region from the Oncorhynchus masou masou isolate Uvic2021 unplaced genomic scaffold, UVic_Omas_1.1 unplaced_scaffold_1018, whole genome shotgun sequence genome encodes:
- the LOC135538916 gene encoding uncharacterized protein LOC135538916, translating to MFNKSKGNRQENGRGQAKGHNQFKVQEVPKGRQARGQDRQNGQAGSRTASPSSQKCLPRPQKCLPPSSQKCLPPSSQECLPRPPRNASPCPPRNASPSSQECLPVLPGMPPRPPRNASPVLPGMPPRPPRDASPCPPRNASPSSQKCLPVLPEMPPRPPKNASPSSQKCLPRPPRNASPSSQKCLPRLPRNASPSSQKCLPVLPEMPPPSSQKCLPRLPRNASPSSQKCLPVLPEMPPPSSQKCLPVLPEMPPLSSRNASPSSQKCLPRPPRNASPVLPEMPPPSSQECLPRPPRNASPCPPRNASPVLPGMPPRPPRNASPILPEMPPPSSQGMPPPSSQKCLPVLPEMPPRSPRNASPSSQKCLPVLPGMPHPRNNPPVLPGMPPPVLPGMPPPVLPGMPPPRPPRNASPVLPGMPPPVLPGMPPPSSQECLPVLPGMPPLSSQEYPPPSSQKCLPLSSLFWSGPSSHLFWSGPSSHLFRGGSATHLFRSGPASHLFWSGPASHMFWSGPAFQPVPEWPRLPPVPEWPRLPPVLA from the exons ATGTTTAATAAATCCAAAGGgaataggcaagagaatggtcgtggacaggcaaaaggtcacaaCCAGTTCAAAGTTCAGGAGGTACCcaagggcaggcaggctcgaggtcaggacaggcagaatggtcaggcaggctcaag gACTGCCTCCCCGTCCTCCCAGAAATGCCTCCCCCGTCCTCAGAAATGCCTCCCCCCGTCCTCCCAGAAATGCCTCCCCCCGTCCTCCCAGGAATgcctcccccgtcctcccaggaatgcctccccctgtcctcccagAAATGCCTCCCCGTCCTCCCAGGAATGCCTCCCCGTCCTCCCAGGAATGCCTCCCCGTCCTCCCAGAAATgcctcccccgtcctcccaggAATGCCTCCCCGTCCTCCCAGGGatgcctccccctgtcctcccagGAATGCCTCCCCGTCCTCCCAGAAATGCCTCCCCGTCCTCCCAGAAATGCCTCCCCGTCCTCCCAAGAATGCCTCCCCGTCCTCCCAGAAATgcctcccccgtcctcccaggAATGCCTCCCCGTCCTCCCAGAAATGCCTCCCCCGTCTTCCCAGAAATGCCTCCCCGTCCTCCCAGAAATGCCTCCCCGTTCTCCCAGAAATgcctcccccgtcctcccagAAATGCCTCCCCCGTCTTCCCAGAAATGCCTCCCCGTCCTCCCAGAAATGCCTCCCCGTTCTCCCAGAAATgcctcccccgtcctcccagAAATGCCTCCCCGTCCTCCCAGAAATGCCTCCCCTGTCCTCCAGAAATGCCTCCCCGTCCTCCCAGAAATgcctcccccgtcctcccagaaatgcctcccccgtcctcccagaaatgcctcccccgtcctcccaggaatgcctcccccgtcctcccaggaatgcctccccctgtcctcccaggaatgcctcccctgtcctcccaggAATGCCTCCCCGTCCTCCCAGAAAtgcctcccccatcctcccagaaatgcctcccccgtcctcccagggaatgcctcccccgtcctcccagAAATGCCTCCCCGTCCTCCCAGAAATGCCTCCCCGTTCTCCCAGAAATGCCTCCCCGTCCTCCCAGAAATGCCTCCCCGTCCTCCCAGGAATGCCTCATCCAAGGAATAACCCCCCCGTCCTCCCAGGAatgcctccccctgtcctcccagGAATGCCTCCCCCCGTCCTCCCAGGAATGCCTCCCCCCCGTCCTCCCAGGAATgcctcccccgtcctcccaggaatgcctccccctgtcctcccaggaatgcctcccccgtcctcccaggaatgcctccccgtcctcccaggaatgcctcccctgtcctcccaggAATATCCCCCCCCGTCTTCCCAGAAatgcctccccctgtcctccctgttcTGGAGTGGCCCCTCCTCCCACCTGTTCTGGAGTGGCCCCTCCTCCCACCTGTTCCGGGGCGGCTCCGCCACCCACCTGTTCCGGAGTGGCCCCGCCTCCCACCTGTTCTGGAGCGGCCCCGCCTCCCACATGTTCTGGAGTGGCCCCGCCTTCCAACCTGTTCCGGAGTGGCCCCGCCTCCCACCTGTTCCGGAGTGGCCCCGCCTCCCACCTGTCCTAGCTTAA